Proteins from one Candidatus Dormiibacterota bacterium genomic window:
- a CDS encoding sigma 54-interacting transcriptional regulator: MPETLGRLINQRYTVVRLLGEGGMGSVYLVRDTCQGGRQVALKLLRPENLSSASIELFKEEFRSMARLRHPNLAEVYDFGSVEGDGRHFLTMEFVTGEDLARRPRPALAGRIDSLAVQCLRALDYIHSRGLLHNDIKPQNIMIHPPFQAKLLDFGLAGGQAESARPGLSGTLHYIAPERFGDTSVDARSDLYSLGVVLYEILTGSLPHQGKDPGQVVGAILRGQVRPPRQLDPEIPERLETFVMALLEREPAARPASAAAALDLLNAGMAVPLHLDTPETYASFVTSGRFIGRDAELSTLMELATEHVLGTGPGDHGPRLVLLSGASGIGKSRLLRELKHRLQLAGIVNLTGRCYKDGGVPFQPFVEVLRQLPRPASLPSGLVPVLDQLLPAEPQTGAGAPAAVEKLGKDEFIHGVAEALAHLAAGVRGVVFLEDLHWSDAPGIDLLEHLVQAPGRAPWLFVGSLRDEEAQSAPVGAFVNRFADAARVRQMPLRPLDAEQVTDLIASMVPFEDRPLELARILVDRTSGNPLYLEELMKALAEDGTLRRHGRAWIAESRTLDAIRLPPSLASVVVQRLAGLAEDERQVAEVLAVFNRPVHLDVLAPAAGREPARVEQAIEALERLRLAVEETESGDRKIIGLAHSRLREAIYQVISDDRRRALHRAVGSAIEAANAASIDGVVEELAHHFTAAGERDRAADYCLRAAAKADVLFYPLRQTEYLEQALALLPAEDSARRLPALAQSSSAKSCDLWDHEGGLRDARSLYEEARRAKDTTHEAIALREMAWNLGFLGQYAAALEHGRRALALIRSVGNRLHEMWTLNTLGTLCGRQRENAAAAEYFDDAQRIAEAIGATAPYVTICNNAGLNYLGMGEPAKALKIVEDSIEIAKKHRLPQALHRYLPSLAVARYDNGDLPGALQATHDALGWAREHLTQEILHQSLENVGLFEAQAGRFDRALKALAEERTLRFAVNDRSVLLPIFDFTGAIQRDLGRLEEAKDQHRQGIELARRLGDRVQEGFLLAALATDLLQDEAVQGAEDSAREALAIGRELGRPRIVCVAQCVLARVAARRDDHRDLATATRALTRLDARPLRYHDRLLLNLTLGRCALDAGRPADAEREARAGLAAAEKAGMREFEWRFNALMGDSLTAKSLPGDATRFYNAARDLIRQSASEIEDTAMRKDYENEETRQTVLSRADQMPGIRSVSEAPAGAAKDDPVKMLTTIYQITQIINSILDLKELLNKVMDLAIDLVGAERGLIFLYRSETDEMEMVVARNIERQTIKDATEYSRSILKEVGHGRSILSHDAATDQRFKEFRSVTIYNIRSLLCVPLKLKSRMIGTVYVDTRKPGVVFSQGDLEFLEAFANQAAIAIENARLYEQARQENQYLKQAVQERYGFENLIGRSQKMRDVFTLLTRIAPSNLPAMIRGESGTGKELVARAIHHNSPRRDRKFFTENCAALPDTLLESELFGHAKGAFTGADTSHRGLFELADGGTLFLDEVGDMSMPMQSKLLRVLQDGEFRPVGSETARRVDVRVISATSRDLEAMIKQKTFREDLYFRLKVITVKLPPLRERREDIPLLVDHFLAKIAGENKTPKLRIDRDLNALLSRFEWPGNVRELENEVYRLALFATGDTLTVQDAQNDAEFFGKVSLPGTRGVDTGITRDDIQRALNQANGNRDEAAKILHVSRATFFRKLKQFQFDQKRPRLVRPPHSA, encoded by the coding sequence ATGCCCGAGACTCTTGGCCGACTGATCAACCAGCGGTACACCGTGGTGCGCCTCCTGGGCGAAGGGGGGATGGGATCGGTGTACCTGGTACGCGACACCTGCCAGGGAGGGCGCCAGGTCGCCCTGAAGCTCCTGCGCCCCGAGAATCTCAGCAGCGCCTCGATCGAGCTGTTCAAGGAGGAGTTCCGGTCGATGGCGCGCCTGCGCCATCCGAATCTCGCCGAAGTCTACGACTTCGGCAGCGTCGAGGGGGACGGCCGGCACTTCCTGACCATGGAGTTCGTGACGGGCGAGGATCTCGCCCGCCGGCCGCGCCCGGCGCTTGCGGGTCGCATCGACAGCCTGGCGGTGCAGTGCCTGCGGGCCCTCGACTACATCCACTCGCGCGGCCTTCTGCACAACGACATCAAGCCGCAGAACATCATGATCCACCCCCCGTTCCAGGCGAAGCTTCTCGACTTCGGCCTGGCGGGTGGCCAGGCGGAATCGGCCCGGCCCGGTCTCAGCGGAACGCTGCACTACATCGCTCCCGAGCGCTTCGGCGACACCTCCGTGGACGCGCGCTCCGACCTCTACTCCCTCGGGGTCGTGCTGTACGAGATCCTCACCGGCTCGCTCCCCCACCAGGGGAAAGACCCGGGCCAGGTCGTCGGGGCGATCCTGCGCGGGCAGGTGCGACCGCCGCGTCAGCTGGACCCCGAGATCCCGGAGCGTCTCGAGACGTTCGTGATGGCGCTCCTCGAACGCGAGCCGGCGGCCCGACCGGCGAGTGCCGCGGCGGCGCTCGATCTCCTGAACGCCGGGATGGCGGTCCCTCTGCACCTCGACACGCCGGAGACCTACGCCAGCTTCGTCACCTCGGGGCGGTTCATCGGACGCGACGCCGAGCTGAGCACTCTGATGGAGCTGGCGACCGAGCACGTGCTCGGCACCGGCCCGGGCGACCACGGTCCCCGGCTGGTGCTCCTGAGCGGCGCGAGCGGCATCGGCAAGAGCCGGCTCCTGCGCGAGCTCAAGCACCGTCTGCAGCTCGCGGGGATCGTCAACCTCACCGGCCGCTGCTACAAGGACGGCGGCGTCCCCTTCCAGCCGTTCGTCGAAGTGCTGCGCCAGCTGCCGCGCCCCGCGTCATTGCCCTCGGGCCTCGTCCCCGTCCTCGACCAGCTGCTGCCCGCCGAGCCGCAGACGGGCGCGGGAGCCCCGGCCGCCGTCGAGAAACTGGGCAAGGACGAGTTCATCCATGGCGTCGCCGAGGCGCTCGCCCACCTGGCGGCGGGCGTCCGCGGCGTCGTCTTCCTCGAGGACCTGCACTGGAGCGACGCGCCCGGTATCGACCTGCTCGAGCACCTGGTCCAGGCGCCCGGCCGCGCCCCCTGGCTGTTCGTCGGCAGCCTGCGGGACGAAGAGGCGCAGAGCGCCCCCGTCGGAGCGTTCGTGAACCGCTTCGCCGACGCGGCGCGCGTGCGGCAGATGCCGCTTCGCCCTCTCGACGCGGAGCAGGTCACCGACCTGATCGCGTCGATGGTCCCGTTCGAGGACCGCCCCCTGGAGCTGGCGCGCATCCTCGTCGATCGCACCTCCGGGAACCCGCTGTACCTCGAGGAGCTGATGAAGGCCCTGGCCGAGGACGGGACGCTGAGGCGCCACGGCCGCGCCTGGATCGCCGAGAGCCGCACCCTCGACGCCATCCGGCTGCCCCCGAGCCTGGCGAGTGTCGTCGTGCAGCGTCTCGCCGGCCTGGCCGAGGACGAGCGCCAGGTGGCGGAGGTGCTGGCCGTGTTCAACCGGCCCGTGCACCTCGACGTCCTCGCCCCCGCCGCGGGGCGGGAGCCGGCCAGGGTCGAGCAGGCGATCGAGGCGCTCGAACGGCTGCGTCTCGCGGTCGAGGAGACCGAATCCGGCGACAGGAAGATCATCGGCCTGGCGCACAGCCGCCTGCGCGAGGCGATCTACCAGGTCATCTCCGACGACCGCCGCCGCGCCCTGCACCGGGCCGTCGGCTCGGCGATCGAAGCGGCGAACGCCGCGTCGATCGACGGCGTCGTCGAGGAGCTGGCGCACCACTTCACGGCGGCAGGCGAGCGCGACCGCGCCGCCGACTACTGCCTGCGCGCCGCCGCCAAGGCGGACGTTCTGTTCTACCCGCTGCGCCAGACGGAGTACCTGGAGCAGGCCCTCGCGCTCCTCCCTGCGGAGGACAGCGCGCGTCGTCTGCCCGCGCTGGCCCAGTCGTCGTCCGCGAAGTCGTGCGATCTGTGGGACCACGAGGGCGGCCTGCGCGATGCCCGGTCTCTCTACGAAGAGGCGCGCCGGGCCAAAGACACCACCCACGAGGCGATAGCACTGCGGGAGATGGCCTGGAACCTGGGATTCCTCGGGCAGTACGCGGCAGCCCTGGAGCACGGCCGGCGCGCCCTGGCGCTGATCCGCTCGGTCGGCAACCGGCTGCACGAGATGTGGACCCTGAACACCCTCGGCACGCTGTGCGGCCGCCAGAGGGAAAACGCCGCGGCGGCCGAGTATTTCGACGACGCCCAGCGCATCGCCGAGGCGATCGGCGCCACCGCCCCCTACGTGACCATCTGCAACAACGCCGGCCTGAACTACCTGGGGATGGGAGAGCCGGCGAAGGCCCTGAAGATCGTCGAGGACTCGATCGAGATCGCCAAGAAGCACCGGCTCCCCCAGGCGCTGCACCGTTACCTGCCGTCGCTCGCGGTCGCGCGCTACGACAACGGCGACCTGCCGGGGGCGCTGCAAGCCACGCACGACGCCCTCGGCTGGGCGCGCGAGCACCTGACCCAGGAGATCCTCCACCAGAGCCTCGAGAACGTCGGGCTGTTCGAGGCGCAGGCGGGACGGTTCGACCGCGCCCTGAAAGCACTCGCGGAAGAGCGGACCCTGCGCTTCGCCGTCAACGATCGATCCGTCCTGCTGCCGATCTTCGACTTCACCGGGGCGATCCAGCGCGACCTCGGCCGGCTTGAGGAGGCCAAGGACCAGCACCGCCAGGGGATCGAGCTGGCGCGCCGGCTTGGCGACCGCGTGCAGGAAGGCTTCCTGCTCGCGGCCCTGGCGACCGATCTCCTGCAGGACGAGGCCGTGCAGGGGGCTGAGGATTCGGCGCGCGAGGCGCTCGCGATCGGCCGCGAGCTGGGACGACCCCGGATCGTGTGCGTCGCGCAGTGCGTCCTGGCGCGCGTGGCGGCCCGCCGCGACGATCACCGCGACCTGGCCACGGCCACGCGCGCCCTGACGCGTCTCGACGCCAGGCCGCTGCGCTATCACGATCGCCTTCTTCTCAACCTGACCCTCGGCCGCTGCGCCCTGGACGCCGGCCGGCCGGCCGACGCCGAGCGCGAGGCCCGCGCCGGCCTCGCGGCGGCGGAAAAGGCGGGGATGCGCGAGTTCGAGTGGCGGTTCAACGCGCTGATGGGTGATTCACTGACCGCGAAGAGTTTGCCCGGCGACGCGACCCGCTTCTATAATGCGGCGCGCGATCTAATCAGACAATCCGCTTCGGAGATCGAAGACACGGCCATGCGCAAAGACTACGAGAACGAAGAGACCCGGCAGACGGTGCTGTCCCGCGCGGACCAGATGCCCGGCATCCGCTCGGTGAGCGAGGCGCCGGCGGGGGCCGCCAAAGACGATCCGGTCAAGATGCTCACGACCATCTACCAGATCACCCAGATCATCAACTCGATCCTCGACCTGAAGGAGCTGCTCAACAAGGTCATGGACCTGGCGATCGACCTGGTCGGCGCCGAGCGCGGCCTGATCTTCCTGTACCGCAGCGAGACGGACGAGATGGAGATGGTGGTGGCCCGCAACATCGAGCGCCAGACGATCAAGGACGCCACCGAGTACAGCCGCAGCATCCTGAAGGAGGTCGGCCACGGCCGCTCGATCCTGTCGCACGACGCCGCGACCGACCAGCGCTTCAAGGAGTTCAGAAGCGTCACCATCTACAACATCCGCTCGCTTCTGTGCGTCCCGCTGAAGCTGAAGAGCCGGATGATCGGCACCGTGTACGTCGACACCCGCAAGCCCGGCGTCGTGTTCTCCCAGGGGGATCTCGAGTTCCTCGAGGCGTTCGCCAACCAGGCGGCGATCGCCATCGAGAACGCCCGGCTGTACGAGCAGGCACGGCAGGAGAACCAGTACCTGAAGCAGGCGGTGCAGGAGCGCTACGGCTTCGAGAACCTCATCGGCCGCAGCCAGAAGATGCGTGACGTCTTCACCCTTCTGACTCGCATCGCCCCGAGCAACCTGCCGGCGATGATCAGGGGCGAGAGCGGCACCGGCAAGGAGCTGGTCGCCCGCGCCATCCACCACAACAGCCCGCGCCGCGACCGCAAGTTCTTCACCGAGAACTGCGCCGCCCTCCCCGACACGCTGCTCGAGAGCGAGCTGTTCGGCCACGCCAAGGGGGCCTTCACAGGCGCCGACACGTCGCACCGCGGCCTGTTCGAGCTGGCCGACGGCGGGACGCTGTTTCTCGACGAAGTGGGCGACATGAGCATGCCGATGCAGAGCAAACTCCTGCGCGTCCTGCAGGACGGCGAGTTCCGCCCGGTCGGCTCGGAGACCGCGCGCCGCGTGGACGTGCGCGTCATCTCGGCCACCAGCCGCGACCTCGAGGCGATGATCAAGCAGAAGACGTTCCGCGAGGACCTCTACTTCCGCCTCAAGGTCATCACCGTGAAGCTGCCGCCCCTGCGCGAGCGCCGCGAGGACATCCCGCTGCTGGTCGATCACTTCCTCGCCAAGATCGCCGGCGAGAACAAGACCCCCAAGCTGCGCATCGATCGCGATCTGAACGCCCTGCTCAGCCGCTTCGAGTGGCCCGGCAACGTGCGCGAGCTGGAGAACGAGGTGTACCGCCTCGCCCTGTTCGCCACCGGCGACACGCTGACGGTGCAGGACGCGCAGAACGACGCCGAGTTCTTCGGCAAGGTCTCGCTCCCCGGCACGCGCGGTGTCGATACCGGCATCACCCGCGACGACATCCAGCGCGCCCTCAACCAGGCCAACGGCAACCGCGACGAGGCCGCAAAGATCCTCCACGTCAGCCGGGCCACATTCTTCCGAAAACTGAAACAGTTCCAGTTCGACCAGAAGCGTCCGCGCCTGGTGCGCCCTCCCCATTCGGCCTGA